A DNA window from Bacteroides cellulosilyticus contains the following coding sequences:
- a CDS encoding glycoside hydrolase family 43 protein: MKILFHFTITLFVLSLVACNQIKSPEPVKQYAFIGGKEGDKIDTTCFDSLQLSDPFILADEETQMYYLVGSGGSLWKSTNLKMWTGPYQYITVDTTSWIGTAPRIWAPELHKYKDKYYCFVTFTNPKIIVDTVPNRYNVQRRATHILTSDKVAGPYHPISDKNYLPEGWSTLDGSFWEEDGVPYMVFCHEWMQTVNGIINYIQLAPDLSESMGTSTTLFRASDAPWPREMKSIGELTFGMALEGYVADGPFLFRTGTGRLGMLWSSWNNNRCAQGVAYSKSDKLAGPWVQCNTPLISNNSGHGMLFRTFDGKLLMCLHHQSLDSENPGPRKPTLFEVDISGDEIKILEKYHP, translated from the coding sequence ATGAAGATACTGTTTCATTTCACAATAACTCTGTTCGTTCTTAGTCTGGTTGCCTGTAACCAGATTAAGAGCCCGGAACCGGTAAAGCAATATGCATTTATCGGCGGCAAGGAAGGAGATAAGATAGACACCACTTGCTTTGACTCTTTGCAGCTAAGCGATCCTTTTATCCTGGCCGATGAAGAAACACAAATGTATTATCTGGTTGGAAGTGGCGGTAGTTTATGGAAAAGCACGAATCTAAAGATGTGGACAGGCCCCTATCAATACATTACTGTAGATACAACCTCCTGGATTGGGACCGCTCCAAGAATATGGGCCCCGGAGCTCCATAAATATAAAGACAAATACTATTGTTTTGTCACCTTCACCAATCCCAAGATCATAGTAGACACTGTACCTAACAGATACAATGTACAACGCCGTGCTACCCATATCCTTACTTCCGACAAAGTAGCAGGCCCCTACCACCCCATCAGCGACAAGAACTACCTGCCGGAAGGCTGGTCTACACTCGACGGTAGTTTCTGGGAAGAAGACGGAGTGCCCTATATGGTATTTTGTCACGAATGGATGCAAACCGTAAACGGTATAATCAACTACATCCAACTTGCTCCGGATCTATCAGAATCAATGGGAACCTCTACCACCCTTTTCAGAGCATCCGATGCTCCATGGCCAAGAGAAATGAAATCGATAGGTGAGCTCACTTTCGGTATGGCGCTAGAAGGCTACGTGGCAGACGGCCCATTCCTATTCCGGACGGGTACGGGACGTTTAGGTATGCTATGGTCCAGTTGGAACAACAACCGTTGTGCGCAGGGAGTAGCTTACTCCAAGTCGGATAAACTTGCCGGTCCCTGGGTTCAGTGCAATACTCCTCTGATATCCAATAACTCAGGGCACGGTATGTTGTTCCGTACATTCGACGGAAAGTTGCTGATGTGTCTGCATCACCAAAGCCTCGACTCCGAGAACCCGGGGCCACGAAAACCAACATTGTTCGAGGTCGATATTTCGGGAGACGAA
- a CDS encoding alpha/beta hydrolase, with protein MKLVFGFVCALFYSFMSFGQITQWTDINYANDSLEGHKLDIYLPDGGQTEYKVVVLIYGSAWFANNMKQMAFQAMGKPLLDGGFAVVSINHRSSGDAKFPAQINDVKAAVRFIRAHADEYRLDTSFIGITGFSSGGHLSSLAGTTNGVKVYKVGDTEMDIEGNVGDCTSFSSRVDAVVDWFGPIDMTRMENCATTKGVDSPEAALIGGTPAEHMDVLTLLNPMTYIDEKDPKFLVIHGDADTVVPHCQSVFFKDALSAKGRLEEFITVPQGQHGPITFNEQTFKKMTEFFRKQAAMDLCPANITLVPHIRPGSKKNPPQKQFYTLY; from the coding sequence ATGAAACTTGTTTTTGGATTTGTGTGTGCGTTGTTCTATTCATTCATGTCTTTCGGACAGATTACGCAATGGACTGATATCAACTATGCTAATGACAGTCTGGAGGGACATAAACTCGATATTTATCTGCCCGATGGAGGACAGACTGAATATAAAGTGGTGGTCTTGATCTACGGTAGCGCCTGGTTTGCCAATAATATGAAGCAGATGGCTTTCCAGGCGATGGGGAAACCGTTGCTCGACGGGGGATTTGCGGTGGTTTCCATCAACCATCGTTCCAGTGGCGATGCGAAGTTTCCGGCGCAGATCAATGATGTGAAGGCAGCTGTGCGCTTTATCCGTGCCCATGCTGATGAATACCGGCTCGATACATCCTTTATCGGTATCACCGGATTTTCATCGGGCGGCCATTTGTCTTCACTGGCCGGCACTACCAATGGAGTCAAAGTATATAAGGTGGGTGATACGGAGATGGACATCGAAGGAAATGTGGGAGATTGCACTTCCTTTAGCAGCCGGGTGGATGCAGTGGTGGATTGGTTCGGACCGATAGACATGACGCGCATGGAAAACTGTGCTACGACCAAAGGGGTAGATTCACCTGAGGCGGCCTTGATAGGAGGGACACCGGCTGAACACATGGATGTGCTGACCCTTTTGAATCCGATGACTTATATCGACGAAAAGGACCCGAAGTTTTTGGTGATTCATGGGGATGCCGATACCGTTGTTCCTCATTGCCAGAGTGTCTTCTTTAAAGATGCTTTAAGTGCAAAAGGACGATTGGAAGAGTTTATTACCGTACCCCAGGGACAGCACGGTCCTATAACTTTCAATGAGCAGACTTTTAAAAAGATGACTGAGTTTTTCAGGAAGCAGGCTGCCATGGATTTGTGTCCTGCAAATATAACACTTGTGCCACATATACGCCCTGGCAGCAAGAAAAATCCTCCTCAAAAACAGTTTTATACCCTTTATTAA